One genomic segment of Ictalurus punctatus breed USDA103 chromosome 12, Coco_2.0, whole genome shotgun sequence includes these proteins:
- the LOC108272324 gene encoding histone H2B-like, translating into MPDPAKTAPKKGSKKAVTKTADKGGKKRRKSRKESYAIYVYKVLKQVHPDTGISSKAMGIMNSFVNDIFERIAGESSRLAHYNKRSTITSREIQTAVRLLLPGELAKHAVSEGTKAVTKYTSSK; encoded by the coding sequence ATGCCCGATCCAGCCAAGACCGCGCCCAAGAAGGGatcaaagaaagccgtgaccaagacggccgacaaaggaggcaagaagcgcagaaagtccaggaaggagagctatgccatctacgtgtacaaggtcCTGAAACAGGTGCACCCTGACACCGgcatctcatccaaggccatgggcatcatgaactccttcgtgaatgatatttttgagcgcatCGCCGGTGAGTCTTCTCGTCTGGCTCATTATAATAAGCgctccaccatcacctccagGGAGATCCAGACCGCCGTGCGCCTGTTGCTTCCCGGCGAGCTGGCCAAGCACGCCGTGTCCGAGGGTACAAAGGCCGTTaccaagtacaccagctccaagtaa
- the LOC108272322 gene encoding general transcription factor II-I repeat domain-containing protein 2A, with amino-acid sequence MDKKWLSDLAFLVDVTELLNVLNVQLQEKDQIITQLFYHVRAFKQKLLLLRRHLSAGNLAHFPCFREAGMMKEKVPEYDAVVSNLFQEFDSRFEDFRHSASDFEWFVQPFTISVDTVSDDLQMEPIELQCESELKTQVQVPSLDRLLQMCPSKQVPKDVQTGTSDAVSVWQYLPL; translated from the exons ATGGATAAGAAATGGCTTTCTGACCTGGCTTTCCTGGTGgacgtcacagagctgctcaatgttttaaatgttcagctccAGGAAAAAGACCAGATTATCACCCAGCTTTTTTATCACGTCAGAGCcttcaaacaaaaactactgctgctcagaagacatctctcagcag GAAATTTAgcccattttccctgttttagaGAGGCAGGCATGATGAAAGAGAAGGTACCTGAGTATGATGCTGTTGTCAGCAACCTTTTCCAAGAGTTTGACAGTCGCTTTGAGGACTTCAGACACAGTGCTTCTGACTTTGAGTGGTTTGTTCAACCtttcaccatcagtgtggacacagtcagtgatgatctaCAGATGGAACCAATTGAGCTTCAGTGTGAGTCAGAACTCAAAACACAAGTTCAGGTCCCTTCCCTTGACAgacttctacaaatgtgtcccAGCAAACAGGTACCCAAAGATGTgcaaacaggcacaagtgaTGCTGTCTCTGTTTGGCAGTACCTACCACTGTGA